The following proteins come from a genomic window of Gynuella sunshinyii YC6258:
- a CDS encoding cupin domain-containing protein, producing the protein MKIIKAKDFVADRAWGALDIANMNGITTRLHWTDQPYRWHVNDGEEVFVVLDGEVDMHYRQNGHEYVHRLSAGDLFYATIGTEHVAHPIGEARVLVVEKEGSV; encoded by the coding sequence ATGAAGATTATCAAGGCTAAAGACTTTGTCGCTGATCGTGCCTGGGGAGCTTTGGACATTGCCAACATGAATGGAATCACCACCCGGTTACACTGGACTGATCAGCCCTATCGATGGCATGTCAATGATGGTGAGGAAGTGTTTGTAGTGCTCGATGGTGAAGTGGATATGCATTATCGTCAGAATGGTCATGAGTATGTTCATCGCCTGTCTGCAGGTGATCTGTTTTATGCCACGATTGGTACCGAACATGTGGCGCACCCTATCGGCGAAGCCAGGGTGCTGGTGGTGGAAAAGGAAGGGAGTGTCTGA
- a CDS encoding ABC transporter permease: MRRLLALIGKEMLQIMRDPSAILIAFVLPLVLLFIFGYGVNLDSNRIRIGVVLEDMSPSISSLVETFTSSRFLEVEIGHDRREFEPQLVAGEIRGIVVVPQNLVADAILDGRSASIQVIADGSEPNIASFVQNYVNGVYLVWLDHQIRDRGIDLTPSLIRLDNRFWFNPELRSRNFLIPGSIAIIMTLIGTLLTALVIAREWERGTMEALMATPVSISQILLGKLIPYYLLGMGSMVVCWVVATFWYEVPFRGSFLALTAATSVFLLGALGQGLLISSVAKDQFVASQMALMSAFLPAFMLSGFIFEISSMPLPVRILSHVFAARYFVTSLQTLFLSGNIWPLLLSCMGVMVFIGLVFFVLTARKTVKRLDV; the protein is encoded by the coding sequence ATGAGACGGTTACTGGCATTGATTGGCAAAGAAATGCTACAGATCATGCGTGATCCGAGCGCTATTCTGATCGCCTTTGTGTTGCCGTTGGTGCTGTTATTCATATTTGGCTATGGCGTTAACCTCGATAGCAATCGTATCCGTATCGGGGTGGTCCTGGAGGATATGTCTCCGAGCATTTCCAGTCTCGTGGAAACCTTTACCTCCTCTCGTTTTTTGGAGGTTGAAATTGGTCATGACCGACGGGAGTTCGAACCACAGCTGGTGGCTGGAGAGATCCGCGGTATTGTAGTGGTACCACAGAATCTGGTGGCCGATGCCATTCTGGATGGCCGCAGTGCCAGCATTCAGGTGATTGCCGATGGATCAGAGCCGAACATAGCCTCCTTTGTTCAGAATTATGTCAACGGTGTTTATCTGGTCTGGCTGGACCATCAGATACGGGATCGTGGTATTGATCTGACGCCTTCTTTGATCAGACTCGATAACCGCTTTTGGTTTAATCCCGAACTGCGCAGCCGTAATTTTCTGATCCCCGGTTCGATTGCCATCATCATGACACTGATTGGTACTCTGCTGACCGCACTGGTGATTGCCCGCGAATGGGAACGGGGCACCATGGAGGCGTTGATGGCCACGCCGGTTTCAATCAGTCAGATCCTGCTGGGTAAGCTTATTCCTTATTATCTGCTTGGCATGGGATCGATGGTGGTATGTTGGGTGGTGGCGACATTCTGGTATGAAGTTCCATTCCGGGGATCGTTTCTGGCACTGACGGCCGCCACCTCTGTCTTCCTGCTCGGAGCTTTGGGTCAGGGGTTGTTGATTTCATCGGTGGCCAAGGATCAGTTTGTAGCTTCGCAGATGGCGTTAATGTCAGCCTTTCTTCCTGCATTTATGTTGTCTGGATTTATCTTTGAGATCAGCTCCATGCCGTTGCCGGTGCGTATACTCAGCCATGTGTTTGCGGCCCGCTATTTTGTGACCAGCCTGCAAACGTTGTTTCTCAGTGGAAATATCTGGCCGTTACTGCTTTCCTGCATGGGCGTTATGGTGTTCATCGGCCTGGTGTTTTTCGTTCTCACAGCGCGGAAAACCGTCAAGAGGTTGGATGTATGA
- a CDS encoding c-type cytochrome has translation MRILIVSALMLISAIVLANHDRGHVDVKIGDLTEKGQYGQQVFNQNCAACHGVNAQGTPSGPPLIHSFYNPGHHSNEAFYRAIKNGVQQHHWSYGNMPPQPQIGFMEMTALLAFIRETQEHNGIKAQEHKM, from the coding sequence ATGCGTATACTTATCGTATCAGCGTTGATGCTGATATCTGCTATTGTTCTGGCTAACCATGACCGGGGGCACGTGGACGTCAAAATCGGTGATCTCACTGAAAAGGGCCAATACGGGCAGCAGGTCTTCAATCAGAATTGCGCTGCCTGCCATGGCGTCAATGCCCAGGGAACTCCGTCGGGTCCGCCTTTGATCCATTCATTTTATAACCCCGGTCATCACAGTAACGAAGCGTTTTATCGGGCGATTAAAAATGGTGTTCAACAGCACCATTGGTCCTATGGCAATATGCCTCCGCAACCTCAGATTGGTTTTATGGAGATGACCGCTTTGCTGGCGTTTATCCGGGAAACTCAGGAGCACAATGGCATCAAGGCTCAGGAACATAAAATGTAG
- a CDS encoding response regulator, with protein MKNINIICVDDQREVLNTIAEDLKIFEQQVNIEECESAEEAQEVMEDLDSQGDLIALIISDHVMPDKTGVDFLADVKADGRFVQTKKVLLTGLATHQDTITAINQAGIDHYIEKPWKQAELQKTVRELLTHYIFNAGLDYQKYLEILDKDIVFSRLQNSTG; from the coding sequence ATGAAAAACATCAACATCATTTGTGTAGACGACCAGCGGGAAGTACTGAACACCATCGCCGAAGATCTCAAAATCTTCGAACAACAAGTAAACATTGAGGAATGCGAGTCGGCTGAAGAGGCTCAGGAAGTCATGGAAGATCTCGATAGCCAGGGTGATCTGATTGCTTTGATCATCAGCGATCATGTTATGCCGGACAAAACCGGAGTTGATTTCCTCGCTGATGTCAAAGCAGACGGTCGGTTTGTCCAAACCAAAAAAGTCCTTTTGACCGGATTGGCAACCCACCAGGATACCATTACTGCGATCAACCAGGCTGGCATTGACCACTATATCGAGAAACCCTGGAAACAGGCAGAGTTACAAAAAACGGTTCGGGAACTGCTGACGCATTATATTTTTAACGCTGGTCTGGACTATCAGAAATATCTGGAAATTCTCGATAAGGATATTGTATTCAGTCGATTGCAGAACAGTACAGGTTGA
- a CDS encoding SLC13 family permease → MNILIKLAIGLGIPFIILLIPPEAYPITGMTVVETRVIAIFMLAALFWVLEPIPIYATSLLVILLELITLSDKGFKPLVKSSADNFGTLVSHKAIMATFASPIIILFLGGFFLAMAATKYRLDQNLARVMLKPFGSNPKFVMLGLMLITAVFSMFMSNTATTAMMLSILVPVLAVFEINDRGRIAFSLAIPFAANVGGIGTPIGTPPNAIALKYLTGEHAISFGAWMAFAVPYVIIMLLIAWLLLVIFYPPAPRAFKLTIKGKFLKTPQALIVYITFAVTILLWLTDFLHGMNSYVVAMIPVAVFSVTSIITKEDLKRISWDVLWLVSGGIALGLALEQSGLAQHVVHSIPFERFSPLIIVFMVSVVALLMANFMSHTATANLLLPLVAALGTSLAGLENFDSIKTLLLSVTFACSLGMSLPISTPPNALAFATGNCETRDMARMGVSIGIIGILMSFLMIYLLNMINFL, encoded by the coding sequence ATGAACATATTGATCAAACTGGCCATAGGTCTTGGCATACCTTTTATCATTTTGTTGATTCCTCCAGAGGCTTACCCGATTACCGGTATGACAGTGGTGGAAACCAGAGTAATCGCCATTTTCATGCTGGCAGCGTTATTCTGGGTACTTGAACCCATACCCATTTATGCCACATCACTGTTGGTCATCCTGTTGGAACTGATCACATTATCAGACAAAGGCTTTAAACCTCTGGTCAAATCAAGTGCGGACAATTTCGGCACCCTGGTCAGCCATAAAGCAATCATGGCAACTTTCGCATCACCTATCATCATTCTTTTTTTGGGTGGTTTTTTTCTGGCGATGGCGGCGACCAAATACCGGCTTGATCAGAATCTTGCCAGAGTCATGCTCAAACCATTTGGCAGCAATCCAAAATTCGTCATGCTGGGGCTGATGCTCATTACCGCAGTATTTTCAATGTTTATGAGCAATACTGCCACCACTGCCATGATGCTATCTATTTTGGTCCCGGTACTGGCCGTTTTTGAAATTAATGATCGTGGTCGCATTGCATTTTCGCTGGCCATTCCATTTGCTGCCAATGTGGGAGGTATAGGCACGCCCATCGGCACACCTCCCAATGCCATTGCCCTTAAGTATCTGACCGGTGAACACGCCATCAGTTTTGGCGCGTGGATGGCCTTTGCTGTTCCTTATGTCATTATCATGCTGCTTATTGCCTGGTTGTTACTGGTAATTTTTTATCCGCCTGCCCCCAGAGCATTTAAGCTCACCATAAAAGGAAAATTTCTGAAAACCCCGCAGGCATTAATTGTCTACATAACATTTGCGGTTACGATCCTGCTCTGGTTAACCGATTTTCTGCACGGGATGAACAGCTATGTGGTTGCCATGATTCCCGTAGCGGTGTTTTCAGTAACATCAATCATTACCAAAGAAGATCTCAAACGTATCAGTTGGGATGTTCTCTGGCTGGTATCCGGCGGCATCGCCCTGGGACTGGCTCTGGAGCAAAGTGGACTGGCTCAGCACGTTGTTCACAGTATTCCGTTTGAACGCTTCTCACCATTGATCATTGTGTTCATGGTCAGTGTAGTTGCCCTGTTAATGGCTAACTTCATGTCTCATACGGCGACTGCCAACTTATTGCTACCGCTAGTGGCAGCTCTGGGAACTTCCCTTGCCGGACTGGAAAATTTTGACAGCATCAAAACACTGCTGCTGAGTGTCACATTCGCATGTTCTCTGGGAATGTCTCTGCCAATCAGTACACCACCCAATGCTCTGGCGTTTGCCACCGGCAACTGTGAAACGCGGGACATGGCTCGCATGGGAGTCAGTATCGGAATCATTGGCATATTAATGAGTTTCCTCATGATCTATCTGCTGAACATGATTAATTTTCTATGA
- a CDS encoding ABC transporter permease codes for MRIYALIVKELLALFRDPRGRVVLIAPPILQLLVFSFAATLEVKNVSLAIYNQDAGKHGYELVQRLAASPTFTRIQMVNSLQALHPLIDEQKVMAAILIPQDFSRQLARGQVANLQVILDGRRSNAAQIVSGYITQLVNGYSSGVRFEQGGDVLPTVLVGRNWFNMNLLYLWFTVPSLVAILAMLITLIVTALSVARERELGTFDQLLVSPLMPWEILVGKTVPAVLVGLAEGMVIWGFAVGVFKIPFTGSFLWLLLVLFTFVMAVVGVGLFISAISKTQQQAILGAFLFMVPAVTLSGYAAPIENMPDWLQTLTWTNPLKHSLITIKGLFLKNMPFEQVWMNTWPLLVIGLVTLSIAGWFFTRRLE; via the coding sequence ATGAGAATCTATGCGCTGATTGTCAAAGAGCTGCTGGCGTTGTTTCGCGATCCCCGCGGGCGGGTGGTACTGATTGCACCGCCGATTCTGCAATTACTGGTGTTCAGTTTTGCAGCCACCCTGGAAGTCAAAAATGTTTCACTGGCCATTTATAACCAGGATGCCGGCAAACATGGTTATGAACTCGTACAACGGCTTGCCGCGTCTCCCACGTTTACCCGTATTCAAATGGTCAACAGTCTGCAGGCGTTGCATCCGCTGATTGACGAACAAAAAGTCATGGCTGCTATTTTGATCCCGCAGGATTTTTCCCGACAGCTGGCGCGAGGTCAGGTAGCGAATCTGCAGGTTATCCTGGATGGCCGTCGCTCCAATGCCGCGCAAATAGTCAGTGGTTATATTACTCAGCTGGTAAATGGTTACAGTTCGGGAGTCCGTTTTGAGCAGGGCGGTGATGTATTGCCGACGGTGTTGGTGGGGCGTAACTGGTTCAACATGAATCTGTTATATCTGTGGTTCACGGTACCGTCGCTGGTGGCGATTCTGGCCATGTTGATTACTCTGATAGTCACAGCGCTGTCGGTAGCCAGAGAGCGTGAACTGGGCACGTTTGATCAATTGTTGGTGTCACCACTCATGCCGTGGGAAATTCTGGTGGGTAAAACCGTGCCGGCGGTACTGGTGGGGTTGGCAGAAGGGATGGTGATCTGGGGATTTGCCGTAGGGGTTTTTAAGATTCCGTTTACCGGGTCATTCCTCTGGCTGCTGCTGGTACTGTTTACATTTGTGATGGCGGTGGTGGGTGTTGGTCTGTTCATATCCGCCATTTCCAAAACTCAGCAACAGGCAATATTGGGTGCGTTTTTGTTTATGGTACCGGCCGTTACGCTGTCCGGTTATGCCGCCCCGATTGAGAATATGCCGGACTGGTTGCAGACGCTTACCTGGACCAATCCGCTCAAACACAGTCTGATTACGATCAAAGGGCTGTTTCTCAAGAACATGCCGTTTGAACAGGTATGGATGAATACCTGGCCATTGCTGGTGATCGGGCTGGTCACGTTGTCTATTGCCGGATGGTTTTTTACCCGGAGGCTGGAGTAG
- a CDS encoding FAD-dependent oxidoreductase has translation MARKLIIIGGVAGGASAAARARRLSEDAEIIIFERDRFISFANCGLPYHIGGEIKEREALLVQTPESMNARFNLDIRIQTEILAIDPVNKSVLARELNSGREYHESYDDLILSPGARPFVPPIPGIPNDKTFTLRNIPDMDRIIRTIQTDAPKSAIVIGGGFIGVEMAEALVQQNIETSLIELSNQIMAPVDPEMAVPLHEELRRHGVRLMLGQSVESIDTQDNGLHLTLQNGNTLTTDMLILAIGVKPDTTLAGSAGLQIGPRGGILVNDRMETPVPHIYAVGDAIEVKDFISQEPALVPLAGPANRQGRIAADNIFGRQSLYGNTQGTAICKVFNYAVAATGSNEKALRRRGARYEKIYVHGADHASYYPGAKNITFKLLFDPESGRILGAQAVGEKGVDKRIDIMATMIRAGMTVFDMEEAELCYAPPFGSAKDVINQAGFVASNVIRGDHLICQPGELTNGAEDMLILDVRNADEVSACGEIEHAVNIPLPALRRSLDQLPKDRTILVYCAVGLRGYVAYRMLSQHGFKVKNLTGGYRSYQMFKNIGR, from the coding sequence ATGGCCAGGAAACTTATTATTATCGGTGGTGTGGCGGGTGGTGCATCCGCGGCCGCCAGAGCTCGACGACTGTCAGAAGACGCAGAAATCATTATCTTTGAACGTGACCGGTTCATCAGCTTTGCCAACTGTGGCCTGCCTTATCACATAGGAGGAGAGATCAAGGAACGTGAGGCGCTGCTGGTTCAGACTCCTGAATCCATGAATGCCCGGTTTAATCTGGACATACGAATCCAGACAGAAATCCTGGCCATTGATCCGGTGAATAAATCCGTGTTGGCCCGCGAGTTGAACAGTGGCAGGGAATATCACGAATCCTATGACGATTTAATCCTGAGCCCAGGTGCCAGACCTTTTGTTCCACCAATCCCTGGTATTCCTAACGACAAAACATTCACCCTGCGGAACATCCCCGACATGGACAGGATTATCCGCACCATTCAAACCGATGCGCCAAAATCAGCTATCGTGATTGGTGGGGGATTCATTGGTGTCGAAATGGCCGAGGCATTGGTACAGCAAAACATCGAAACCTCCCTGATTGAACTTTCCAATCAAATAATGGCCCCTGTTGATCCAGAAATGGCCGTGCCCTTACATGAGGAGCTGCGCCGTCATGGCGTCCGTCTGATGCTGGGTCAGTCGGTGGAGAGCATCGACACGCAGGATAACGGTCTGCATCTTACGCTCCAGAATGGTAATACGCTGACCACAGATATGCTGATCCTGGCCATCGGAGTTAAACCCGATACTACCCTGGCCGGTAGTGCCGGACTGCAGATCGGCCCACGTGGAGGCATCCTGGTCAACGACCGAATGGAAACCCCAGTGCCACACATATATGCCGTCGGCGATGCTATCGAAGTAAAAGACTTCATCAGTCAGGAACCGGCGTTGGTGCCTCTGGCCGGCCCAGCCAACCGCCAGGGAAGGATCGCAGCTGATAACATCTTCGGTCGCCAGTCTCTTTATGGTAATACTCAGGGAACAGCTATCTGCAAAGTATTCAACTACGCCGTCGCCGCCACTGGCAGTAACGAAAAAGCCCTTCGCCGACGCGGTGCCCGATATGAAAAGATCTACGTCCATGGGGCTGATCACGCTTCCTACTACCCCGGCGCCAAAAACATTACCTTCAAATTACTGTTTGATCCCGAAAGTGGCCGGATTCTGGGAGCGCAGGCGGTTGGAGAAAAAGGGGTCGACAAACGTATAGACATCATGGCAACCATGATTAGAGCCGGTATGACTGTCTTTGACATGGAAGAAGCAGAGCTATGTTACGCCCCGCCTTTCGGTTCAGCCAAAGATGTGATTAATCAGGCCGGTTTCGTCGCCAGCAATGTAATACGCGGTGATCATCTGATCTGCCAGCCTGGGGAACTGACCAACGGTGCAGAGGACATGCTCATACTGGATGTCCGCAATGCCGATGAAGTCAGTGCCTGTGGAGAAATCGAACATGCGGTCAATATTCCTCTGCCAGCACTCCGTCGAAGCCTCGATCAATTACCCAAAGACAGGACCATTCTGGTTTATTGCGCCGTCGGGTTGCGGGGATATGTGGCTTACCGGATGTTGTCTCAACATGGTTTCAAGGTGAAAAATCTGACGGGTGGTTATCGCAGTTACCAGATGTTCAAAAATATTGGCCGGTAA
- a CDS encoding putative transporter, with protein MSEVALSILVLSVVAVIGLWFGGLKIKGVGLGIGGVLFGGILVGHFINQFGWHLDGHATHFIKEFGLILFVYTIGIQVGPGFFASLKSSGLRLNGLAAGIVILGGLTAVALHFIFNLPLNVFLGIYSGSVTNTPSLAAGQQILQELGMVQEQTNMLGLGYAMAYPFGILGILLSMWIIRIVFEINVEEEADRFDSNSGSKKKALLSINVVIENPNIDGMKFSELSGLIGEEVICSRMKTKGELKVPSAETVLHLGDFLHFVGPSQDLLHKATVIVGEEVSESLSTKGTLLKSDRVVVTNEKVLGKHLGELNFKHSHNVVISRLNRAGVELVANKDSVLQFGDILNIVGAEADIEKVGKLIGNATSKLHHVQMLPIFIGIGLGVLLGSIPFQLPHLPAPLKLGLAGGPLIVAIILARIGSIGRLYWFMPPSANLALREIGIVLFLAVVGIDSGANFVTTLLDGEGLTWMAYGIAITLIPLLVIGLIGRVLMKINYLTLCGLLAGSMTDPPALAFANSIHSSNGAAALSYATVYPLVMCLRILSPQVIAVLLWVSS; from the coding sequence ATGAGCGAAGTTGCACTATCAATACTGGTCCTGTCCGTAGTGGCAGTGATTGGTTTGTGGTTTGGAGGGCTCAAAATCAAAGGGGTTGGCCTCGGCATCGGTGGTGTGCTGTTTGGCGGTATCCTGGTTGGGCATTTTATCAATCAATTCGGCTGGCATCTCGATGGTCATGCCACGCACTTCATCAAGGAATTCGGGCTGATTCTGTTTGTCTATACCATTGGTATTCAGGTCGGTCCCGGCTTTTTTGCTTCCCTGAAAAGCAGCGGTCTGAGGTTGAACGGACTGGCTGCCGGAATCGTGATTCTCGGGGGACTCACAGCCGTGGCTCTGCATTTTATCTTTAACCTGCCACTTAATGTTTTTCTGGGAATATATTCTGGCTCTGTCACCAACACTCCGTCGTTGGCTGCCGGACAACAGATCCTGCAGGAGCTTGGCATGGTGCAGGAACAAACCAATATGCTGGGGCTCGGTTATGCCATGGCCTATCCTTTTGGCATTCTTGGCATCCTGTTATCCATGTGGATTATCCGGATCGTGTTCGAAATCAATGTCGAAGAAGAAGCTGATAGATTCGATAGCAACAGTGGCAGCAAGAAGAAAGCTCTGTTGTCGATTAATGTGGTGATTGAAAACCCCAACATTGATGGGATGAAGTTTTCAGAGTTGTCCGGACTCATTGGTGAAGAGGTGATTTGCTCAAGGATGAAAACCAAAGGCGAGCTAAAAGTCCCTTCGGCTGAAACCGTACTACACCTCGGCGACTTTCTGCATTTTGTCGGCCCCAGTCAGGATTTATTGCATAAAGCCACCGTCATAGTCGGCGAAGAAGTCTCAGAATCCCTTTCCACCAAAGGAACACTATTAAAAAGTGATCGTGTGGTCGTCACCAATGAAAAAGTGCTTGGCAAACATCTTGGTGAATTGAATTTCAAACACAGCCACAATGTGGTGATCTCGCGCTTGAACCGGGCTGGCGTTGAGCTGGTTGCCAATAAAGACTCTGTGCTGCAGTTTGGGGATATTCTCAATATTGTCGGAGCTGAGGCAGATATCGAAAAGGTTGGAAAACTGATCGGTAATGCTACCAGCAAACTACATCACGTGCAGATGTTGCCAATTTTCATTGGCATTGGCCTGGGGGTTCTGCTCGGTTCCATTCCCTTCCAGCTACCGCATTTGCCAGCGCCGCTGAAACTCGGTCTGGCTGGCGGCCCCTTGATTGTGGCTATCATTCTGGCCCGGATCGGCAGCATCGGCAGGCTGTACTGGTTCATGCCCCCCAGCGCCAACCTGGCTCTCAGAGAAATCGGTATTGTGCTGTTCCTAGCGGTTGTTGGTATTGATTCCGGCGCTAATTTTGTCACCACTCTGCTTGATGGTGAAGGACTGACCTGGATGGCCTATGGCATCGCCATTACCTTGATTCCTCTCCTGGTTATTGGCTTGATTGGCCGGGTTTTGATGAAAATAAACTATTTGACCCTCTGCGGATTACTGGCTGGCTCCATGACCGATCCTCCAGCTCTGGCATTTGCCAACTCCATTCATTCGTCCAACGGTGCTGCCGCATTGTCTTACGCAACAGTGTATCCGTTGGTGATGTGCCTGCGGATTCTTTCCCCCCAGGTCATAGCGGTTCTGCTCTGGGTCTCCAGCTGA
- a CDS encoding ATP-binding protein codes for MTQRLTVQQIKEKYFSDPDKVIQVRAGEILYDELAYNQRLYIVLSGCITGYMSNRFGDEYKIFESIKDQFVGVHSFFSEDHQSYAKIVASTDATLAYIEADEFQDRMLDHEFSSFVVSLALSELSARQRFARKEAFEKQESMKRLMQADKMATLGQMAAGLAHELNNAVGVLASKTTWLADIVAEYLNEKDAHQMFPFFEQGLHRGQYLSSSEVRHNRQQFERELKFDHSLARKIAKTGLAVSELKSLGTKDLRKAAERVVYYWEIGAAFYDMGIAARQATHVVSSVRQLGARHRQHHDGVEVNKSLHEALAILSSMLKSIRLELKLEDPLPEVFGSGGELMQVFVNLIKNAAESLTANNTESPTLWICSHLNQKQIEVTIKDNGPGIPKSIQHKIFRPNVSTKVEGLSFGLGLGLSIVQRLVEGHGGSIQLNSEPGNTEFKVILPVN; via the coding sequence ATGACCCAAAGACTCACCGTTCAACAGATCAAGGAAAAATATTTCTCCGATCCTGACAAGGTTATTCAAGTCCGGGCAGGCGAAATTCTGTACGATGAACTGGCCTATAACCAACGTCTTTATATTGTTTTAAGCGGTTGTATCACCGGATATATGTCCAACCGTTTTGGTGATGAATATAAGATCTTCGAAAGCATCAAAGATCAATTTGTCGGCGTGCATTCGTTCTTTTCTGAAGACCATCAGAGCTACGCCAAAATTGTCGCCAGCACCGACGCCACTCTGGCATATATCGAGGCCGACGAATTTCAGGACCGCATGCTGGATCACGAGTTCTCCAGTTTTGTGGTTTCCCTGGCTCTGAGCGAACTCTCAGCCCGCCAGCGGTTTGCCCGCAAAGAGGCTTTCGAAAAACAGGAGAGCATGAAGAGGCTGATGCAAGCGGACAAAATGGCAACCCTTGGACAAATGGCAGCAGGTCTCGCCCATGAACTCAATAATGCCGTTGGTGTACTGGCCAGCAAAACCACCTGGCTGGCAGATATTGTGGCCGAATATCTGAACGAAAAAGATGCTCATCAGATGTTCCCGTTTTTTGAACAGGGGCTGCACCGCGGACAATATTTATCCAGTTCTGAAGTACGCCATAACCGCCAACAGTTTGAACGCGAGTTAAAATTTGATCATTCACTGGCACGGAAAATTGCCAAGACAGGCCTGGCCGTCAGCGAACTGAAATCTTTAGGCACTAAAGACCTGCGCAAAGCCGCTGAACGGGTGGTGTACTACTGGGAAATTGGTGCGGCTTTCTACGATATGGGCATCGCAGCCCGTCAGGCGACTCATGTAGTCAGTTCCGTCCGACAATTAGGCGCCCGCCACCGGCAGCACCACGATGGTGTGGAAGTCAATAAAAGCCTGCATGAGGCACTGGCTATTTTAAGCAGCATGCTTAAGAGTATTCGTTTGGAACTCAAACTCGAAGATCCGTTACCCGAAGTGTTCGGCAGTGGCGGCGAACTGATGCAGGTATTCGTTAATCTGATCAAAAATGCAGCGGAAAGTCTGACCGCCAACAATACCGAATCACCGACGCTATGGATTTGTTCTCATCTTAACCAGAAACAGATAGAGGTTACGATCAAGGACAACGGACCGGGTATTCCGAAATCCATTCAACATAAGATCTTCCGACCGAACGTATCCACGAAAGTGGAAGGGCTGTCGTTTGGACTCGGGCTCGGGCTCTCCATTGTTCAGCGCCTGGTGGAGGGTCATGGCGGTTCGATCCAATTGAACAGCGAACCAGGCAATACAGAATTCAAAGTCATACTACCGGTGAATTAA
- a CDS encoding ABC transporter ATP-binding protein, with protein MAAIISIKQLNKIYDSGFQALNQIDLEIEAGEIFALLGPNGAGKTTLISIICGIVNPSSGQVLADGHDVLRDYRQARGKIGLVPQELSTDSFETVWGAVNFSRGLFGKAPNPEYIEKILRDLSLWGKKDSRIMALSGGMKRRLMIAKALSHEPKILFLDEPTAGVDVELRRDMWEMVRGLRENGVTIILTTHYIEEAEEMADRIGVINKGKIVLVDDKKQLMQKLGKRELRLALKEPLDAIPATLKDYKLTLADDGYQLIYTFDSQSDHSGISELLRLLGDHGIDFKDLQTRESSLEEIFVSLVRSQQQDTGSTVSS; from the coding sequence ATGGCAGCTATCATTTCCATTAAGCAGTTAAACAAGATATATGACAGTGGTTTTCAGGCACTGAATCAGATCGATCTGGAGATCGAGGCGGGCGAGATTTTTGCGTTACTGGGGCCGAATGGCGCGGGTAAAACGACGCTGATCAGTATTATCTGCGGCATCGTAAATCCGTCCAGTGGCCAGGTTCTGGCCGATGGGCATGACGTGCTGCGTGATTATCGGCAGGCGCGAGGCAAAATCGGACTGGTGCCTCAGGAATTATCGACCGATTCGTTTGAAACCGTATGGGGTGCCGTCAATTTCAGTCGCGGTTTGTTTGGTAAAGCGCCAAATCCGGAATATATCGAAAAAATATTGCGGGACCTGTCCCTGTGGGGGAAAAAGGATTCCCGCATAATGGCATTGTCAGGCGGCATGAAGCGGCGATTGATGATTGCCAAAGCTCTATCTCACGAACCTAAAATCCTGTTTCTCGATGAACCGACTGCTGGAGTGGATGTGGAGTTGCGTCGTGATATGTGGGAGATGGTTCGTGGTCTGCGCGAAAATGGTGTGACCATTATTCTGACCACTCACTACATTGAAGAAGCCGAAGAAATGGCGGATCGCATCGGGGTCATTAATAAAGGCAAAATTGTCCTGGTGGATGATAAAAAACAACTGATGCAGAAGCTGGGTAAACGTGAACTGAGGCTGGCACTGAAAGAGCCCTTGGACGCTATTCCGGCAACATTGAAAGACTATAAGTTAACGCTGGCTGACGATGGTTATCAGCTGATATATACCTTTGATTCTCAAAGTGATCATTCCGGTATTTCCGAGTTGTTGCGTTTGCTGGGTGACCATGGCATCGACTTTAAAGACCTGCAAACACGGGAAAGTTCTTTGGAAGAAATTTTTGTCAGTCTGGTTCGTTCGCAGCAACAGGACACAGGCAGCACTGTCTCATCATAG